Proteins from a genomic interval of Flammeovirgaceae bacterium SG7u.111:
- a CDS encoding transposase has translation MDAARIAYYAKRFSDKAKPVRPTSKAISKLKLLCAERDLAVRDLSKYKGQLKQEEGFLDKGYFVGKTKRVKKIMSAYEKTIKEIEGEIDVLIENDPDIKDNFDNIVSIEGVGRQTAIATIVATENFQKFDDPRKFACHIGCAPFRYQSGTSVNSRNKVSHRANKKLKKIFHLAALSTLRTNGQLREYFDRKLAEGKHKMSIINAIRSKLVHRIFAIVKQNRKYEKIYTHTLV, from the coding sequence GTGGATGCGGCCAGGATAGCATACTATGCCAAACGGTTTTCTGACAAGGCAAAACCGGTACGACCTACATCAAAGGCTATCAGCAAGTTAAAGCTGCTATGCGCCGAGCGGGACCTTGCCGTCAGGGACCTGTCCAAGTACAAGGGGCAGCTAAAACAAGAAGAGGGGTTCCTCGACAAAGGGTACTTTGTGGGGAAGACAAAAAGGGTAAAAAAGATCATGTCCGCCTACGAGAAAACGATCAAAGAGATCGAGGGGGAGATAGACGTGCTCATAGAAAACGACCCCGACATCAAGGACAACTTTGACAATATCGTCTCCATCGAGGGGGTGGGCAGGCAGACCGCTATCGCAACGATCGTCGCCACGGAGAATTTCCAGAAGTTCGACGACCCCAGAAAGTTCGCCTGCCATATAGGCTGCGCCCCGTTCAGATACCAATCCGGCACGAGCGTCAACTCAAGGAACAAGGTCTCGCACAGGGCAAACAAGAAGCTCAAAAAAATCTTCCACCTGGCCGCTCTCTCCACGCTCAGGACCAACGGGCAATTGAGAGAATATTTTGACCGGAAGCTCGCCGAGGGAAAGCACAAGATGTCCATCATCAACGCGATCCGTTCAAAGCTCGTCCACCGAATCTTTGCCATCGTCAAACAAAACAGGAAATATGAAAAAATTTATACCCATACACTTGTTTAA
- a CDS encoding tetratricopeptide repeat protein, translated as MEIKKLNPQSNYYTLVNKLGRFITREDERGYCFVTTSDQRVTPGVNQLLLERSKSKGKNTKVVHIDKKSDIEVVQQMRNARDEQPKATALIVQNINDFILKDKEALTQKGSDFLLTLNFSREAINQLNIPIIFWTTEDTLRIISNRANDLFSQRRMLTVHFESHPDDFLPDETLENRFQESYKSREEYTHLETKVKLLKKQLHQAEKDNYPPQKLFTELALPLAQIYSEIDLHQDAILTIEKYKVEVDKNKDAYLIYQIGKIYGEAKKYEKAIKLLEDATNTTIHDPFLASYIFFELGKLYQELGKFDKALDFFEKDLQLTEELFKDNPHSESLKNGLANSFGMTGDLLLQMGKVQEGLEQIQKATSLFEELFKDNPHSESLKDGLAISYEKLGDIFKAQGKFDKALDFFEKETVLFEELFKDNPHSESLKDGLAISYAKLGDIFKAQGKFDKALDFFEKQSRLSEELFKNNPHSENLKNGLAISYAKLGDIFKAQGKFDKALDFFEKRSRLSEELFKDNPNSESLKNGLANSFGMTGDLLLQMGKVQEGLEQIQKATSLFEELFKDNPHSESLKDGLAISYAKLGDIFKAHGKFDKALDFFEKDLQLTEELFKDNPHSESLKNGLAISYAKLGMVYLQIDQVNNAYNHIKKYKSISYELYKHNNSNIQIVSNYAEALSTELGMQLLINRDIDIQKLNEPTDMFQRLFDKTQSPYYQKKVALVQQMADSNSKENLKKIIIEILSF; from the coding sequence ATGGAAATCAAGAAGCTTAACCCTCAAAGTAACTATTATACACTCGTAAATAAATTAGGAAGGTTCATTACAAGAGAAGATGAACGTGGGTATTGCTTTGTGACAACTTCTGACCAACGAGTGACCCCTGGAGTTAATCAACTACTTTTAGAGAGATCAAAAAGTAAAGGGAAAAATACCAAAGTAGTCCATATTGATAAAAAAAGTGACATAGAGGTTGTACAACAAATGAGGAATGCGCGTGATGAACAACCAAAAGCTACCGCACTCATTGTCCAAAACATTAATGACTTCATTTTAAAAGATAAAGAAGCATTAACCCAAAAAGGGTCTGACTTTTTATTAACATTAAATTTTTCTAGGGAGGCTATTAATCAGTTAAATATCCCTATAATTTTTTGGACAACAGAAGACACTTTACGTATTATCTCCAATAGGGCAAATGACTTATTCTCCCAAAGAAGAATGCTCACTGTTCATTTTGAAAGCCATCCAGATGACTTTTTGCCAGATGAAACATTAGAAAACAGGTTTCAAGAAAGCTATAAGAGTAGAGAAGAGTATACGCACTTGGAAACAAAAGTAAAATTGCTAAAAAAACAGTTACACCAAGCTGAAAAAGACAACTACCCTCCCCAAAAACTATTTACCGAACTTGCTCTTCCTCTTGCACAAATATATTCTGAAATTGACCTCCATCAAGATGCTATTCTGACCATTGAAAAATACAAAGTTGAAGTAGATAAAAACAAAGATGCATATTTGATCTATCAAATTGGGAAAATATATGGAGAGGCTAAGAAATATGAAAAAGCAATTAAGCTACTAGAGGATGCGACTAATACAACTATCCACGATCCTTTCTTAGCTTCCTATATATTTTTTGAACTCGGAAAACTGTACCAAGAACTTGGCAAGTTCGACAAGGCATTGGATTTCTTTGAAAAAGACCTTCAATTGACAGAGGAGCTGTTCAAGGACAACCCGCACAGCGAGAGCCTAAAGAACGGGCTGGCGAACTCCTTCGGAATGACAGGTGATCTCTTGCTACAAATGGGCAAGGTTCAGGAAGGACTTGAACAAATTCAAAAAGCTACTTCTCTTTTCGAGGAGCTGTTCAAGGACAACCCACACAGCGAGAGCCTAAAGGACGGGCTGGCCATTTCGTATGAAAAACTCGGCGACATTTTTAAGGCACAGGGAAAGTTCGACAAGGCATTGGATTTCTTTGAAAAAGAGACCGTCCTGTTCGAGGAGCTGTTCAAGGACAACCCGCACAGCGAGAGCCTAAAGGACGGGCTGGCCATTTCGTATGCTAAACTCGGCGACATTTTTAAGGCGCAGGGAAAGTTCGACAAGGCATTGGATTTCTTTGAAAAACAAAGCAGGTTATCAGAGGAGCTGTTCAAGAACAACCCGCACAGCGAGAACCTAAAGAACGGGCTGGCGATTTCGTATGCTAAACTCGGCGACATTTTTAAGGCGCAGGGAAAGTTCGACAAGGCATTGGATTTCTTTGAAAAACGAAGCAGGCTTTCAGAGGAGCTGTTCAAGGACAACCCAAACAGCGAGAGCCTAAAGAACGGGCTGGCGAACTCCTTCGGGATGACAGGTGATCTCTTGCTACAAATGGGCAAGGTTCAGGAAGGACTTGAACAAATTCAAAAAGCTACTTCTCTTTTCGAGGAGCTGTTCAAGGACAACCCACACAGCGAGAGCCTAAAGGACGGGCTGGCCATTTCGTATGCTAAACTCGGCGACATTTTTAAGGCGCATGGAAAGTTCGACAAGGCATTGGATTTCTTTGAAAAAGACCTTCAATTGACAGAGGAGCTGTTCAAGGACAACCCGCACAGCGAGAGCCTAAAGAACGGGCTGGCGATTTCGTATGCTAAGTTAGGGATGGTTTATTTACAAATTGATCAAGTAAATAATGCATATAATCATATCAAAAAATACAAATCAATTTCTTATGAACTCTACAAGCACAACAATAGTAATATTCAAATAGTAAGCAATTATGCTGAAGCATTATCAACTGAGTTAGGAATGCAACTAC